From Nocardioides sp. HDW12B, the proteins below share one genomic window:
- a CDS encoding LCP family protein, giving the protein MSARTVRTGRRTGRPGRLGRLGRLGRPGRTGRIVGLALLAPLLLVVPPATTSHTPAGLVATGLARGVDHDERMLWILALGSDARPGQNITRQRADAIQMVGVNFATGDAVSIGVPRDSWVPIPGHGSGRVNSALTFGGPELMGRTVGNLVGVQPDYVFLTSFTGFKQMVGSIGGVTVNSRMAFRDDAMEGSIRKGRNTLKPWEALFFSRARHFLPRGDFDRSANQQEMLRAILRRVRLMQDAPGFMERALLSVAQNLTTDLSPAALFRLAQALTAIDPSAMPTCVLDGSYGYVNGASIIFPDVAQARRLGNEARNDGRFARGC; this is encoded by the coding sequence ATGAGCGCGCGCACGGTGCGGACCGGCCGCCGTACGGGCCGCCCTGGCCGCCTGGGCCGCCTGGGCCGCCTGGGCCGCCCGGGTCGCACGGGCCGGATCGTCGGTCTGGCGCTGCTGGCCCCGCTGCTGCTCGTCGTGCCGCCGGCCACCACCAGCCACACCCCCGCCGGCCTGGTCGCCACCGGACTGGCCCGCGGGGTCGACCACGACGAGCGGATGCTGTGGATCCTGGCCCTCGGGTCCGACGCGCGCCCGGGGCAGAACATCACCCGGCAGCGGGCCGACGCGATCCAGATGGTGGGCGTCAACTTCGCCACCGGCGACGCGGTCAGCATCGGCGTCCCGCGCGACTCCTGGGTGCCGATCCCCGGCCACGGCTCCGGCCGGGTCAACTCGGCGCTGACCTTCGGCGGCCCGGAGCTCATGGGCCGCACCGTCGGCAACCTCGTGGGCGTGCAGCCGGACTACGTGTTCCTGACGTCCTTCACCGGCTTCAAGCAGATGGTCGGCAGCATCGGCGGGGTCACGGTGAACTCGCGCATGGCGTTCCGCGACGACGCCATGGAGGGATCCATCCGCAAGGGCCGCAACACCCTCAAGCCGTGGGAGGCACTGTTCTTCTCCCGCGCCCGTCACTTCCTGCCGCGCGGCGACTTCGACCGCTCCGCCAACCAGCAGGAGATGCTGCGCGCGATCCTGCGGCGGGTGCGGCTGATGCAGGACGCCCCGGGCTTCATGGAGCGCGCGCTGCTGTCGGTCGCGCAGAACCTCACCACCGACCTGTCGCCGGCCGCGCTGTTCCGCCTGGCCCAGGCGCTGACCGCGATCGACCCCTCGGCCATGCCCACCTGCGTGCTCGACGGCAGCTACGGCTACGTCAACGGCGCGAGCATCATCTTCCCGGACGTGGCGCAGGCCCGTCGGCTGGGCAACGAGGCCCGCAACGACGGTCGCTTCGCACGGGGCTGCTGA
- a CDS encoding multifunctional oxoglutarate decarboxylase/oxoglutarate dehydrogenase thiamine pyrophosphate-binding subunit/dihydrolipoyllysine-residue succinyltransferase subunit, translated as MAESGPDNQSSAPGGSVAEFGDNEWLVDEMFERYQEDPSSVDDAWVAYFEGRSDSGDTASSGDGTSAAGSNGTAPEKAADKAADKAPAKKAAAAKAPAEKGASSGTSAPAKSAQDTAATAGAKQSAAKESAAKDASKPAAKETSAPRSSDKPTKKAAPVPKENPPAPPSEASDEPQLTVLRGAPMRTAQNMDLSLTVPTATSVRTVPVKLLWDNRIVINNHLARARGGKVSFTHVIGYALVKALRSMPEMNNGFDVIDGKPNLIQPAHINLGLAIDLPKDDGTRQLLVPSIKGAEAMDFAEFWTAYEELIRKARNGKLGVSDFQGTTISLTNPGTIGTNHSVPRLMKGQGCILGVGSMDYPPEYQGASEETLTRNAVSKVMTLTSTYDHRVIQGAQSGEFLKRMHALLLGEEGFYDEIFRALRIPYEPIRWSKDISTNHDDDISKQARILELIHAYRVRGHMMADTDPLEYQQRSHPDLEIESHGLTLWDLDREFATGSFGGDRRFMKLRGILGILRDSYCRTIGIEYMHIQDPEQRRWIQERVEQPHQKPPREEQLRILLKLNQAEAFETFLQTKFVGQKRFSLEGGETTIPLIDEICEASAEAELKEVCIGMAHRGRLNVLANIVGKSYNQIFREFEGNIDPRTVQGSGDVKYHLGADGVFSAGSGATINVSVAANPSHLETVDPVLEGIARAKQDVLDRGAEFPVMPLLVHGDAAFAGQGVVAETLNLSQLRGYRTGGTIHVVVNNQVGFTTSPSSSRSSLYCTDVARMVQAPIFHVNGDDPEACIRTARLAFEYRQAFNKDVVIDLVCYRRRGHNEGDDPSYTQPLMYDLIEQKRSVRKLYTESLIGRGDITIEEAEQVLRDYQQQLERVFSEVREADTQPDEWLTVPDYPDKPSPEAKTAITKETLKRISDAHVNAPDGFTVHPKVLPQLQRRAAAITDGPIDWGTGEILAFGSLLMEGRPVRLAGQDSRRGTFVSRFATIIDRRNADEWTPLSNLDEEQAKFYVYDSLLSEYAALGFEYGYSVARPEALVLWEAQFGDFVNGAQTVIDEYITSGETKWGQQSGVVMLLPHGYEGQGPDHSSARIERFLTMAADDAFVVAQPSTPASYFHLLRQHSLGEKHRPLIVFTPKSMLKRKEAASRPEDFTEGTFRPVTSDPAVDADAVETVLLCSGRITWDLMNERKKREGDTPSTAILRLEQLYPRPVKELLAELEKFPNLSAIRWVQDEPANMGPWPHMALNLREELPVEMTLVSRSKSTSPAVGQASRHKQELENLLKDAFA; from the coding sequence GTGGCCGAATCGGGTCCAGACAACCAATCCAGCGCCCCGGGCGGCTCGGTGGCCGAGTTCGGCGACAACGAGTGGCTCGTCGACGAGATGTTCGAGCGCTACCAGGAGGACCCGTCCAGCGTGGACGACGCCTGGGTGGCCTACTTCGAGGGCCGGTCTGACTCCGGCGACACGGCCTCCTCCGGCGACGGCACGTCCGCCGCCGGCAGCAACGGCACGGCCCCCGAGAAGGCGGCTGACAAGGCGGCTGACAAGGCGCCCGCGAAGAAGGCTGCTGCGGCGAAGGCACCCGCGGAGAAGGGTGCCTCGTCCGGCACCTCGGCTCCGGCCAAGTCGGCGCAGGACACCGCCGCGACCGCCGGCGCCAAGCAGTCGGCGGCCAAGGAGTCGGCGGCCAAGGACGCCTCGAAGCCCGCCGCGAAGGAGACCTCGGCCCCGAGGTCGAGCGACAAGCCGACCAAGAAGGCGGCCCCCGTGCCCAAGGAGAACCCGCCCGCTCCCCCGTCCGAGGCGAGCGACGAGCCCCAGCTCACCGTGCTGCGCGGCGCCCCCATGCGCACCGCGCAGAACATGGACCTGAGCCTCACCGTCCCCACCGCCACGAGCGTGCGCACCGTCCCGGTGAAGCTGCTGTGGGACAACCGGATCGTCATCAACAACCACCTGGCCCGCGCCCGCGGCGGCAAGGTCTCCTTCACCCACGTCATCGGCTACGCGCTGGTGAAGGCGCTGCGGTCGATGCCGGAGATGAACAACGGCTTCGACGTCATCGACGGCAAGCCGAACCTCATCCAGCCGGCCCACATCAACCTCGGCCTCGCCATCGACCTGCCCAAGGACGACGGCACCCGCCAGCTGCTCGTGCCCTCGATCAAGGGCGCCGAGGCGATGGACTTCGCCGAGTTCTGGACCGCCTACGAGGAGCTCATCCGCAAGGCCCGCAACGGCAAGCTCGGGGTCTCCGACTTTCAGGGCACGACGATCAGCCTCACCAACCCCGGCACCATCGGCACCAACCACTCCGTCCCGCGCCTGATGAAGGGCCAGGGGTGCATCCTCGGCGTCGGGTCGATGGACTACCCGCCGGAGTACCAGGGCGCCTCCGAGGAGACCCTCACCCGCAACGCGGTCAGCAAGGTGATGACGCTGACCTCGACGTACGACCACCGCGTGATCCAGGGCGCGCAGTCGGGCGAGTTCCTCAAGCGGATGCACGCGCTGCTGCTCGGCGAGGAGGGCTTCTACGACGAGATCTTCCGCGCGCTGCGCATCCCCTACGAGCCGATCCGCTGGTCGAAGGACATCTCGACCAACCACGACGACGACATCAGCAAGCAGGCCCGCATCCTCGAGCTGATCCACGCCTACCGCGTGCGCGGCCACATGATGGCCGACACCGACCCGCTGGAGTACCAGCAGCGCAGCCACCCCGACCTCGAGATCGAGTCGCACGGCCTGACGCTGTGGGACCTCGACCGCGAGTTCGCCACCGGCTCCTTCGGCGGCGACCGGCGCTTCATGAAGCTGCGCGGCATCCTCGGCATCCTGCGTGACTCCTACTGCCGCACCATCGGCATCGAGTACATGCACATCCAGGACCCCGAGCAGCGCCGCTGGATCCAGGAGCGCGTCGAGCAGCCGCACCAGAAGCCGCCGCGCGAGGAGCAGCTGCGCATCCTGCTCAAGCTGAACCAGGCCGAGGCGTTCGAGACGTTCCTGCAGACCAAGTTCGTCGGGCAGAAGCGCTTCAGCCTGGAGGGCGGTGAGACCACGATCCCGCTGATCGACGAGATCTGCGAGGCCTCGGCCGAGGCCGAGCTCAAGGAGGTCTGCATCGGCATGGCCCACCGCGGCCGGCTCAACGTGCTGGCCAACATCGTGGGCAAGTCCTACAACCAGATCTTCCGCGAGTTCGAGGGCAACATCGACCCGCGCACGGTCCAGGGCTCCGGCGACGTGAAGTACCACCTCGGCGCCGACGGCGTCTTCAGCGCCGGCTCCGGGGCGACCATCAACGTCTCGGTGGCGGCGAACCCCTCGCACCTCGAGACCGTCGACCCGGTCCTCGAGGGCATCGCCCGGGCCAAGCAGGACGTGCTGGACCGGGGCGCGGAGTTCCCCGTCATGCCGCTGCTGGTCCACGGCGACGCCGCCTTCGCCGGTCAGGGCGTGGTGGCCGAGACCCTCAACCTCTCGCAGCTGCGCGGCTACCGCACCGGCGGCACGATCCACGTCGTGGTGAACAACCAGGTCGGCTTCACCACGTCGCCGTCCTCGTCGCGCTCCTCGCTCTACTGCACCGACGTGGCGCGGATGGTGCAGGCGCCGATCTTCCACGTCAACGGCGACGACCCCGAGGCCTGCATCCGCACGGCCCGGCTCGCCTTCGAGTACCGCCAGGCCTTCAACAAGGACGTCGTCATCGACCTCGTCTGCTACCGCCGCCGCGGTCACAACGAGGGCGACGACCCGTCGTACACGCAGCCGCTGATGTACGACCTCATCGAGCAGAAGCGCTCGGTGCGCAAGCTCTACACCGAGTCCCTCATCGGTCGTGGCGACATCACGATCGAGGAGGCCGAGCAGGTCCTGCGCGACTACCAGCAGCAGCTCGAGCGGGTCTTCAGCGAGGTGCGCGAGGCCGACACCCAGCCCGACGAGTGGCTCACCGTCCCGGACTACCCGGACAAGCCGTCCCCCGAGGCGAAGACCGCGATCACTAAGGAGACGCTCAAGCGGATCTCCGACGCGCACGTCAACGCCCCCGACGGCTTCACCGTGCACCCGAAGGTGCTGCCGCAGCTGCAGCGCCGGGCGGCGGCGATCACCGACGGTCCCATCGACTGGGGCACCGGCGAGATCCTGGCGTTCGGCTCGCTGCTCATGGAGGGTCGGCCGGTCCGGCTGGCCGGGCAGGACTCGCGGCGCGGCACGTTCGTGTCCCGCTTCGCCACGATCATCGACCGGCGCAACGCCGACGAGTGGACGCCGCTGTCGAACCTCGACGAGGAGCAGGCGAAGTTCTACGTCTACGACTCGCTGCTCTCCGAGTACGCCGCCCTCGGCTTCGAGTACGGCTACTCCGTGGCCCGTCCCGAGGCGCTGGTGCTGTGGGAGGCGCAGTTCGGCGACTTCGTCAACGGCGCCCAGACGGTGATCGACGAGTACATCACCTCCGGCGAGACCAAGTGGGGCCAGCAGTCCGGCGTCGTGATGCTGCTGCCGCACGGCTACGAGGGCCAGGGCCCCGACCACTCCTCGGCACGCATCGAGCGGTTCCTCACCATGGCCGCCGACGACGCGTTCGTGGTGGCCCAGCCGTCCACCCCGGCGAGCTACTTCCACCTGCTGCGCCAGCACTCGCTGGGCGAGAAGCACCGCCCGCTCATCGTCTTCACCCCGAAGTCGATGCTCAAGCGCAAGGAGGCGGCATCGCGACCGGAGGACTTCACCGAGGGCACCTTCCGGCCGGTGACGTCCGACCCGGCGGTCGACGCGGACGCGGTGGAGACGGTCCTGCTGTGCTCGGGCCGCATCACCTGGGACCTGATGAACGAGCGGAAGAAGCGCGAGGGAGACACCCCCTCCACCGCGATCCTCCGCCTCGAGCAGCTCTACCCCCGCCCGGTCAAGGAGCTGCTCGCGGAGCTGGAGAAGTTCCCGAACCTCTCCGCGATCCGCTGGGTCCAGGACGAGCCCGCCAACATGGGGCCCTGGCCGCACATGGCGCTCAACCTGCGCGAGGAGCTGCCCGTCGAGATGACGCTGGTCTCGCGGTCGAAGTCGACCTCGCCGGCGGTCGGGCAGGCCAGCCGTCACAAGCAGGAGCTGGAGAACCTGCTCAAGGACGCGTTCGCGTAG
- a CDS encoding DUF6104 family protein, with the protein MYFTDRGIEELQGRRGDEEVSIAWLADRLQEFVDLHPDFEVPVERLATWLARLDDPDDD; encoded by the coding sequence GTGTACTTCACCGACCGCGGGATCGAGGAGCTCCAGGGCCGACGGGGCGACGAGGAGGTCAGCATCGCCTGGCTCGCCGACCGGCTCCAGGAGTTCGTCGACCTCCACCCCGACTTCGAGGTCCCCGTCGAGCGGCTGGCCACCTGGCTGGCCCGCCTCGACGACCCCGACGACGACTGA
- a CDS encoding zinc-binding dehydrogenase, with translation MFAVYAESFSSDTPLDGLVVGERPDPEVPDGWTMVTVKAASLNHHDLWSLRGVGLREEALPMILGCDAAGLDEDGNEVVVHAVIPSASWTGDETFDPRRSLLSERHQGTFADKVAVPRANVVPKPASLSFEEAACLPTAWLTAYRMLFTQGGLKAGDSVLVQGAGGGVATALITLARAGGLRVWATSRDEAKRSRALEIGAHEVFESNAKLPGKVDAVMETVGRATWSHSIRALRPGGAIVISGTTSGPKLDDAELTRIFFLQLRVVGSTMGTRQELASLVQMLDATGTTPLIDRLMPMEQAADGFAAMADGDVFGKVVFTR, from the coding sequence ATGTTTGCCGTCTACGCCGAGTCCTTCTCCTCCGACACCCCGCTCGACGGTCTGGTGGTGGGGGAGCGACCCGATCCCGAGGTCCCCGACGGCTGGACCATGGTGACCGTCAAGGCCGCCTCGCTGAACCACCACGACCTGTGGTCGCTGCGCGGGGTCGGCCTGCGCGAGGAGGCGCTGCCGATGATCCTCGGCTGCGACGCGGCCGGTCTCGACGAGGACGGCAACGAGGTCGTCGTGCACGCCGTCATCCCGTCGGCGTCGTGGACCGGTGACGAGACCTTCGACCCACGCCGGTCGCTGCTGAGCGAGCGCCACCAGGGCACGTTCGCCGACAAGGTCGCCGTACCCCGGGCCAACGTGGTGCCGAAGCCGGCCTCGCTCAGCTTCGAGGAGGCCGCCTGCCTGCCGACCGCGTGGCTCACGGCGTACCGCATGCTCTTCACCCAGGGCGGGCTGAAGGCCGGCGACTCGGTGCTGGTGCAGGGCGCCGGCGGCGGTGTCGCCACCGCCCTCATCACGCTCGCGCGGGCCGGCGGCCTGCGGGTGTGGGCCACGAGCCGCGACGAGGCCAAGCGGTCCCGCGCGCTGGAGATCGGGGCGCACGAGGTCTTCGAGAGCAACGCCAAGCTGCCGGGCAAGGTGGACGCGGTCATGGAGACCGTCGGACGCGCGACCTGGTCGCACTCGATCCGCGCACTGCGCCCCGGCGGCGCGATCGTCATCAGCGGGACGACGAGCGGACCCAAGCTCGACGACGCCGAGCTGACGCGCATCTTCTTCCTGCAGCTGCGGGTCGTCGGCTCGACCATGGGCACCCGTCAGGAGCTGGCGAGCCTCGTGCAGATGCTCGACGCCACCGGCACCACACCGTTGATCGACCGCTTGATGCCGATGGAGCAGGCCGCCGACGGCTTCGCCGCCATGGCCGACGGCGACGTGTTCGGCAAGGTCGTCTTCACCCGCTGA
- a CDS encoding NADP-dependent malic enzyme, whose protein sequence is MTASPTPADRAASPVFRLHEGGKMAIASTVSLDDRDDLSLAYTPGVAEVCEAIAAEPALVRDYTWVSNTVAVVTDGTAVLGLGDIGPAAAMPVMEGKAVLFKQFGGVDAVPICLDTTDTDEIVETVVRLAPSFGGINLEDISAPRCFEIEQRLQERLAIPVFHDDQHGTAVVVAAALEGALRLTGRTHAGTRVVISGAGAAGVAVARILLAAGITDLAVTDRRGVLSSQRHDLTPVKRALAVDTADRTGRSGSLADALAGADVYIGVSGGTVPEEVVATMADDAIIFGLANPTPEVHPDVAHRHAAVVATGRSDFPNQINNVLAFPGIFRGAFDARATAITEAMKLAAASAIAGLVGEDLRADYIVPSPFDPRVGPAVAAAVAAVAAAAVAGGGTR, encoded by the coding sequence ATGACCGCGTCCCCCACGCCCGCCGACCGCGCCGCGTCGCCCGTGTTCCGCCTGCACGAGGGCGGCAAGATGGCGATCGCCAGCACCGTGTCGCTCGACGACCGCGACGACCTGTCGCTCGCCTACACCCCCGGCGTCGCCGAGGTGTGCGAGGCGATCGCGGCCGAGCCGGCGCTGGTGCGCGACTACACCTGGGTCTCCAACACGGTCGCCGTCGTCACCGACGGCACCGCGGTGCTGGGGCTGGGCGACATCGGCCCGGCCGCGGCCATGCCGGTGATGGAGGGCAAGGCCGTGCTGTTCAAGCAGTTCGGTGGGGTCGACGCCGTCCCGATCTGCCTCGACACCACCGACACCGACGAGATCGTCGAGACCGTGGTCCGGCTGGCACCGTCCTTCGGCGGCATCAACCTCGAGGACATCTCGGCTCCGCGGTGCTTCGAGATCGAGCAGCGGCTGCAGGAGCGCCTCGCGATCCCGGTCTTCCACGACGACCAGCACGGCACCGCCGTGGTGGTCGCCGCCGCCCTCGAGGGCGCGCTGCGGCTGACCGGACGCACGCACGCCGGCACCCGCGTCGTGATCTCCGGGGCCGGAGCCGCCGGCGTCGCGGTCGCGCGCATCCTGCTGGCGGCCGGCATCACCGACCTCGCCGTCACCGACCGTCGCGGCGTGCTGAGCTCCCAGCGCCACGACCTCACCCCGGTGAAGCGGGCCCTGGCCGTCGACACCGCCGACCGCACCGGACGCTCGGGCTCCCTGGCCGACGCGCTCGCCGGCGCCGACGTCTACATCGGCGTCTCCGGCGGCACCGTCCCCGAGGAGGTCGTGGCCACGATGGCCGACGATGCGATCATCTTCGGGCTGGCCAACCCCACCCCCGAGGTCCACCCCGACGTCGCCCACCGGCACGCCGCCGTCGTGGCCACCGGCCGCTCGGACTTCCCCAACCAGATCAACAACGTGCTGGCGTTCCCCGGCATCTTCCGCGGCGCCTTCGACGCCCGGGCCACCGCCATCACCGAGGCGATGAAGCTCGCCGCCGCGAGCGCCATCGCCGGGCTGGTCGGCGAGGACCTGCGCGCCGACTACATCGTGCCGTCGCCGTTCGACCCCCGGGTCGGCCCCGCCGTGGCGGCCGCGGTGGCCGCGGTGGCCGCCGCGGCGGTCGCTGGCGGCGGGACGCGGTAA
- a CDS encoding S24 family peptidase encodes MSTPVRVGLARVHGRSMLPTLHPGDLLLVVHGARPRVGRLVVVRLPDGTVAVKRAVRREPDGWWVERDNPREGVDSWTVGAVPDDRVLAAVLARVWPLRGRRAVPD; translated from the coding sequence GTGAGCACCCCGGTCCGCGTCGGCCTGGCCCGCGTCCACGGTCGCTCCATGCTGCCGACCCTGCACCCCGGCGACCTGCTCCTCGTCGTCCACGGCGCCCGCCCGCGGGTCGGCCGGCTGGTCGTCGTACGGCTGCCGGACGGCACGGTGGCGGTCAAGCGCGCCGTACGCCGTGAGCCCGACGGCTGGTGGGTCGAGCGGGACAACCCGCGCGAGGGCGTGGACTCCTGGACGGTCGGCGCGGTGCCCGACGACCGCGTGCTCGCCGCGGTGCTGGCCCGGGTCTGGCCGCTGCGCGGTCGTCGGGCTGTGCCAGACTGA
- the sodN gene encoding superoxide dismutase, Ni: protein MLARIFAPTLDVHAHCDLPCGVYDPAQARIEAESIKAIIGKLADNDDPDFRTRAVVIKEQRSELVKHHLWVLWTDYFKPPHFEKYPQLHTLFNEATKLAGASGTKGTMDAATADDLLAKIDEIAEIFAETKKA from the coding sequence ATGCTCGCGCGAATCTTCGCCCCGACGCTCGATGTCCACGCCCACTGCGACCTGCCCTGCGGTGTCTACGACCCCGCGCAGGCCCGCATCGAGGCGGAGTCGATCAAGGCGATCATCGGCAAGCTCGCCGACAACGACGACCCGGACTTCCGCACCCGCGCCGTGGTCATCAAGGAGCAGCGCTCCGAGCTGGTCAAGCACCACCTCTGGGTGCTGTGGACCGACTACTTCAAGCCCCCGCACTTCGAGAAGTACCCGCAGCTGCACACCCTCTTCAACGAGGCCACCAAGCTCGCCGGTGCGTCCGGCACCAAGGGCACGATGGACGCTGCGACGGCCGACGACCTGCTGGCCAAGATCGACGAGATCGCGGAGATCTTCGCCGAGACCAAGAAGGCCTGA
- a CDS encoding RNA polymerase sigma factor SigF gives MTAGPTARQVSTTHQRSNDTNDIHARTAELFAQMQAAEGDEAARVRDALVELHLPLAEYLARRFGNRGEPHEDLVQVATIGLIKAIDRFDTDRGVAFSTFATPTIMGEVKRHFRDRGWTIRVPRRLQEMQAIINQAVADVGQQLGRSPTVAEIAKHAGLSEEEILEGLESANAYSPLSLDAPDPGGEVGAVIEQLGDYDDALDAVVDRETVKPLLDALDPRAKRILLLRFFRNMTQSQIAEELGISQMHVSRLLSRTLADLRRNLEDQRPTP, from the coding sequence GTGACCGCCGGCCCGACCGCGCGCCAGGTGTCGACCACGCACCAGCGCAGCAACGACACGAACGACATCCACGCCCGCACCGCTGAGCTCTTCGCCCAGATGCAGGCCGCGGAGGGAGACGAGGCCGCGCGCGTGCGCGACGCCCTCGTCGAGCTGCACCTGCCGCTCGCGGAGTACCTCGCCCGTCGCTTCGGCAACCGCGGTGAGCCCCACGAGGACCTCGTCCAGGTGGCCACCATCGGGCTGATCAAGGCCATCGACCGCTTCGACACCGACCGCGGGGTCGCGTTCTCGACCTTCGCCACCCCGACGATCATGGGCGAGGTCAAGCGTCACTTCCGCGACCGCGGCTGGACCATCCGGGTCCCGCGCCGGCTGCAGGAGATGCAGGCGATCATCAACCAGGCCGTCGCCGACGTGGGCCAGCAGCTCGGTCGCAGCCCCACCGTGGCCGAGATCGCCAAGCACGCCGGGCTCAGCGAGGAGGAGATCCTCGAGGGCCTCGAGTCGGCCAACGCCTACAGCCCGCTGTCGCTCGACGCCCCCGACCCGGGCGGCGAGGTCGGCGCGGTGATCGAGCAGCTCGGCGACTACGACGACGCCCTCGACGCCGTGGTGGACCGGGAGACCGTGAAGCCCCTGCTCGACGCCCTGGACCCGCGCGCCAAGCGCATCCTGCTGCTGCGGTTCTTCCGCAACATGACGCAGTCGCAGATCGCCGAGGAGCTCGGGATCAGCCAGATGCACGTCTCCCGGCTGCTGAGCCGGACCCTGGCCGACCTGCGTCGCAACCTCGAGGACCAGCGACCGACCCCCTAG
- a CDS encoding WhiB family transcriptional regulator, which translates to MDWRHRSACLDEDPELFFPIGNTGPAILQIEEAKQVCRRCEVREQCLAWALEAGQDHGVWGGMSEDERRALKRRNARARVRTTA; encoded by the coding sequence ATGGATTGGCGCCACCGTTCCGCGTGCCTCGACGAGGACCCGGAACTGTTCTTCCCGATCGGCAACACCGGTCCGGCCATCCTCCAGATCGAGGAGGCCAAGCAGGTGTGCCGTCGGTGCGAGGTGCGCGAGCAGTGTCTTGCGTGGGCGCTCGAGGCGGGCCAGGACCACGGTGTCTGGGGCGGGATGAGCGAGGACGAGCGGCGCGCCCTCAAGCGCCGCAACGCCCGGGCCCGGGTGCGCACCACCGCCTGA
- a CDS encoding PAS domain-containing sensor histidine kinase, producing MASLSELAQAHADLTADDEALLQLLVADWQIIADLSFADLVLWLPDREGRGFWAVAQMRPTTGPTAHVDDVVGTFIPPGRRPLIDTALAQERVVREGDPEWRDEVPVRVEAIPVRRGRRIIAIIGRNTNLLGVRTPSRLELAYLQTATDLTQMIARGQFPYPGQRSDHTDSPRVGDGFVRVDESGSVTYASPNALSVYRQLGLATDLTGLDLAATTRSLVPLAQRADEETLSAVLGGRAARDTEIGDGSRVVIARSIPLRDLERHVGALVLLRDVTDLRSRDRELVTKDATIREIHHRVKNNLQTVAALLRLQARRMQVPEARAALEEAVRRVGSIALVHETLSQSLDEHVDFDEIADRLRTVVADVSSGVASAGGVISSSRTGSFGTVPGEVATPLAMVLTELVQNAAEHAFAGGPGHVEVAATRSETGWVVSVTDDGVGLPDDFDLDRSSSLGLSIVRTLVESELGGSIEIGAASPRGTCVRLVVPAG from the coding sequence GTGGCGTCCTTGAGCGAGCTGGCCCAGGCGCATGCCGACCTCACCGCCGACGACGAGGCCTTGCTGCAGCTGCTGGTGGCCGACTGGCAGATCATCGCGGACCTCTCCTTCGCCGACCTCGTGCTGTGGCTGCCCGACCGGGAGGGGCGAGGCTTCTGGGCCGTGGCCCAGATGCGCCCGACGACGGGCCCGACCGCGCACGTCGACGACGTGGTGGGCACCTTCATCCCGCCCGGCCGGCGCCCGCTGATCGACACGGCGCTGGCACAGGAGCGCGTCGTGCGCGAGGGCGACCCGGAGTGGCGCGACGAGGTGCCGGTGCGGGTGGAGGCGATCCCCGTCCGCCGGGGGCGGCGCATCATCGCGATCATCGGGCGCAACACCAACCTGCTGGGGGTGCGCACCCCCTCGCGCCTGGAGCTGGCCTACCTCCAGACCGCCACCGACCTCACCCAGATGATCGCGCGCGGGCAGTTCCCCTACCCGGGGCAGCGTTCGGACCACACGGACTCGCCCCGCGTGGGCGACGGCTTCGTGCGGGTGGACGAGTCCGGGTCCGTCACCTACGCCAGCCCGAACGCGCTGTCGGTCTACCGCCAGCTCGGGCTGGCCACCGACCTCACCGGTCTCGACCTGGCGGCCACCACGCGCTCCCTGGTGCCGCTCGCGCAGCGCGCCGACGAGGAGACGCTGAGCGCGGTGCTCGGGGGGCGCGCCGCGCGCGACACCGAGATCGGCGACGGCTCCCGCGTCGTCATCGCCCGGTCCATCCCGCTGCGCGACCTCGAGCGGCACGTCGGCGCCCTGGTGCTGCTGCGCGACGTCACGGACCTGCGCAGCCGGGACCGCGAGCTGGTCACCAAGGACGCCACCATCCGCGAGATCCACCACCGGGTGAAGAACAACCTGCAGACGGTGGCGGCACTCCTGCGGCTGCAGGCGCGACGCATGCAGGTGCCGGAGGCGCGCGCCGCCCTCGAGGAGGCGGTGCGCCGCGTCGGCTCGATCGCCCTGGTCCACGAGACCCTGAGCCAGTCCCTCGACGAGCACGTCGACTTCGACGAGATCGCCGACCGGCTGCGCACCGTGGTGGCCGACGTCAGCTCCGGGGTCGCCTCGGCCGGCGGGGTCATCAGCTCGTCGCGGACCGGCTCGTTCGGGACCGTGCCGGGCGAGGTGGCCACGCCGCTGGCGATGGTGCTGACCGAGCTGGTGCAGAACGCGGCCGAGCACGCCTTCGCCGGCGGGCCGGGCCACGTGGAGGTGGCCGCGACTCGCAGCGAGACCGGCTGGGTCGTCAGCGTGACCGACGACGGGGTCGGCCTGCCCGACGACTTCGACCTCGATCGCTCGAGCAGCCTGGGGCTGTCGATCGTCCGCACGCTCGTGGAGTCCGAGCTCGGAGGGTCCATCGAGATCGGCGCCGCCTCCCCGCGGGGGACGTGCGTCCGGCTCGTGGTGCCCGCGGGCTGA